A genome region from Oryctolagus cuniculus chromosome 20, mOryCun1.1, whole genome shotgun sequence includes the following:
- the LOC127484659 gene encoding small ribosomal subunit protein eS27-like, protein MPLAKDLLHPSPEEEKRKHKKKRLVQSPSSYFMDVKCPGCYKITTVFSHAQMVVLCVGCSTVLCQPTGGKARLTEGCSFRRKQH, encoded by the coding sequence ATGCCTCTCGCAAAGGATCTCCTGCATCCCTCTCCTGAAGAGGAGAAGAGGAAACACAAGAAGAAGCGCCTGGTGCAGAGCCCCAGTTCCTACTTCATGGACGTGAAGTGCCCAGGATGCTATAAAATCACCACGGTTTTCAGCCATGCACAAATGGTGGTTTTGTGcgttggctgctccactgtccTCTGCCAGCCCACAGGAGGAAAAGCAAGGCTTACAGAAGGATGTTCCTTCAGGAGGAAGCAGCACTGA